In the Centroberyx gerrardi isolate f3 chromosome 9, fCenGer3.hap1.cur.20231027, whole genome shotgun sequence genome, one interval contains:
- the slain2 gene encoding SLAIN motif-containing protein 2 isoform X6, translated as MEDINSNINADLEVRKLQDLVKKLEQQNEQLRSRSTLLSSSGAVSGNHRPLSAGYDSSLSAGMAAGLAGFPGVGFGGTGGYGGILENNRCLSPRLSYDGISFRRAYEGEGASAATSVSTMNSFYPDTAGGFKDEGETSILDEVEILDLEDMDCLNEDEDSWLYEAKLNSPLQKALSPIVWCRQALDNPSPDMESAKRSLIHRLDLTMSANKRRSLYGSPYSPQVGYGSPYSTNTANSPYSSGFNSPSSTPSRVPIVRQQLMPGNAVHQRNAAAERNPPAVSPQSSVDSELSTSEMDEDSVGSSTTYKLNDVTDVQILARMQEESLRQDYAATASRRSSGSSCHSLRRSTFSDQELDAHSLEDDEEAVHPAFHLPSNRFSPSPRHSPRASPRNSPRSRSPARSIEYSHSRGSPQPIISRLQQPRHSLQGHGPDMQTNVVKNEEKLRRSLPNLTRSSAAAAQGPEPVKNSRSCESNLQVPNGGSPRHQNQSAIPSPSKLRTPATPSPLALRQPVKATSNPGSGTSTPTRSLAPPRSGLPRPSAPAGGGGIPLPRSKLAQPVRRSLPAPRSYSGTGENWREGCY; from the exons ATGGAGGATATCAACTCAAATATCAACGCGGACTTGGAGGTGCGGAAGCTACAGGACTTGGTGAAGAAACTCGAACAGCAAAACGAGCAGCTTCGGAGTAGGTCTACATTGTTGTCCTCGTCTGGAGCAGTGTCAGGGAACCACAGACCCCTCAGCGCCGGATACGACTCGTCCCTGTCAGCGGGGATGGCAGCCGGTCTGGCCGGCTTCCCTGGGGTGGGGTTCGGCGGCACGGGTGGCTATGGTGGGATTCTGGAGAACAACCGTTGTTTGAGCCCCAGACTGTCATATGATGGCATCAGTTTCCGGAGGGCATATGAGGGCGAGGGGGCATCGGCTGCCACCTCTGTCTCGACTATGAACTCATTTTATCCAGATACCGCTGGGGGCTTTAAAGACGAAGGGGAAACCTCAATCCTAGACGAAGTGGAAATCTTAGACCTCGAAGACATGGATTGTCTAAACGAAGATGAAGACAGCTG GCTGTACGAGGCGAAACTGAACAGCCCCCTGCAGAAAGCCTTGAGTCCTATTGTGTGGTGCCGCCAGGCTCTGGACAACCCCAGTCCTGACATGGAGTCAGCCAAGCGCTCCCTCATCCACAGGCTGGATCTCACCATGTCAG cCAACAAGCGCAGGAGTCTGTATGGAAGCCCCTACAGTCCACAGGTGGGTTATGGAAGCCCATAtagcacaaacacagcaaacagcccTTATAGCAGTGGCTTcaactccccctcctccacccccagcAGAGTGCCCATTGTCAGACAGCAGCTAATGCCTGGGAATGCAG TTCACCAGCGTaacgcagcagcagagaggaatcCTCCAGCCGTGAGCCCTCAGTCATCAGTGGACAGTGAGCTGAGCACCTCAGAAATGGATGAGGACTCAGTCGGCTCCTCAACTACCTACAAACTCAACGACGTCACTGATGTCCAGATACTGGCACGCATGCAGGAAGAGA gttTGAGACAGGACTATGCCGCAACAGCGTCCAGGCGGAGCTCAGGTTCGTCCTGCCACTCATTGCGACGCAGCACCTTCAGTGACCAGGAGCTAGATGCGCACAGTCTGGAGGACGATGAGGAGGCGGTGCACCCGGCCTTCCACCTGCCCTCCAACCGCTTCAGCCCTTCCCCTCGCCACTCCCCCCGCGCCTCTCCCAGGAACTCGCCCCGCTCGCGCTCCCCGGCCCGCTCTATTGAGTACAGCCACAGCCGCGGCTCGCCTCAGCCCATCATCAGCCGGCTGCAGCAGCCTCGCCACTCGCTGCAGGGCCATGGGCCCGACATGCAGACCAATGTGGTGAAGAATGAAG AGAAGCTGCGTCGTAGTCTTCCCAACCTCACCCGCTCCTCAGCGGCGGCGGCTCAGGGCCCAGAGCCTGTCAAGAACAGCCGCAGCTGTGAGTCCAACCTGCAAGTGCCAAACGGAGGCTCTCCCAGACACCAGAACCAGTCTGCTA TCCCCTCTCCCAGCAAGCTGCGGACTCCAGCCACCCCATCCCCGCTGGCCTTGAGGCAGCCAGTAAAGGCCACGTCCAACCCCGGCTCTggcacctccacccccacccgctCCCTGGCTCCTCCACGCAGCGGCCTGCCTCGCCCCAGTGCCCCCGCAGGAGGAGGGGGCATCCCTCTGCCCCGCAGCAAACTGGCCCAACCTGTGCGCAG GTCTCTTCCTGCTCCTCGGTCATACAGCGGCACAGGAGAGAACTGGAGAGAAGGCTGTTACTGA
- the slain2 gene encoding SLAIN motif-containing protein 2 isoform X5, translating to MEDINSNINADLEVRKLQDLVKKLEQQNEQLRSRSTLLSSSGAVSGNHRPLSAGYDSSLSAGMAAGLAGFPGVGFGGTGGYGGILENNRCLSPRLSYDGISFRRAYEGEGASAATSVSTMNSFYPDTAGGFKDEGETSILDEVEILDLEDMDCLNEDEDSWLYEAKLNSPLQKALSPIVWCRQALDNPSPDMESAKRSLIHRLDLTMSANKRRSLYGSPYSPQVGYGSPYSTNTANSPYSSGFNSPSSTPSRVPIVRQQLMPGNAVHQRNAAAERNPPAVSPQSSVDSELSTSEMDEDSVGSSTTYKLNDVTDVQILARMQEESLRQDYAATASRRSSGSSCHSLRRSTFSDQELDAHSLEDDEEAVHPAFHLPSNRFSPSPRHSPRASPRNSPRSRSPARSIEYSHSRGSPQPIISRLQQPRHSLQGHGPDMQTNVVKNEEKLRRSLPNLTRSSAAAAQGPEPVKNSRSCESNLQVPNGGSPRHQNQSAIPLSCCFGEEGDFIPSPSKLRTPATPSPLALRQPVKATSNPGSGTSTPTRSLAPPRSGLPRPSAPAGGGGIPLPRSKLAQPVRRSLPAPRSYSGTGENWREGCY from the exons ATGGAGGATATCAACTCAAATATCAACGCGGACTTGGAGGTGCGGAAGCTACAGGACTTGGTGAAGAAACTCGAACAGCAAAACGAGCAGCTTCGGAGTAGGTCTACATTGTTGTCCTCGTCTGGAGCAGTGTCAGGGAACCACAGACCCCTCAGCGCCGGATACGACTCGTCCCTGTCAGCGGGGATGGCAGCCGGTCTGGCCGGCTTCCCTGGGGTGGGGTTCGGCGGCACGGGTGGCTATGGTGGGATTCTGGAGAACAACCGTTGTTTGAGCCCCAGACTGTCATATGATGGCATCAGTTTCCGGAGGGCATATGAGGGCGAGGGGGCATCGGCTGCCACCTCTGTCTCGACTATGAACTCATTTTATCCAGATACCGCTGGGGGCTTTAAAGACGAAGGGGAAACCTCAATCCTAGACGAAGTGGAAATCTTAGACCTCGAAGACATGGATTGTCTAAACGAAGATGAAGACAGCTG GCTGTACGAGGCGAAACTGAACAGCCCCCTGCAGAAAGCCTTGAGTCCTATTGTGTGGTGCCGCCAGGCTCTGGACAACCCCAGTCCTGACATGGAGTCAGCCAAGCGCTCCCTCATCCACAGGCTGGATCTCACCATGTCAG cCAACAAGCGCAGGAGTCTGTATGGAAGCCCCTACAGTCCACAGGTGGGTTATGGAAGCCCATAtagcacaaacacagcaaacagcccTTATAGCAGTGGCTTcaactccccctcctccacccccagcAGAGTGCCCATTGTCAGACAGCAGCTAATGCCTGGGAATGCAG TTCACCAGCGTaacgcagcagcagagaggaatcCTCCAGCCGTGAGCCCTCAGTCATCAGTGGACAGTGAGCTGAGCACCTCAGAAATGGATGAGGACTCAGTCGGCTCCTCAACTACCTACAAACTCAACGACGTCACTGATGTCCAGATACTGGCACGCATGCAGGAAGAGA gttTGAGACAGGACTATGCCGCAACAGCGTCCAGGCGGAGCTCAGGTTCGTCCTGCCACTCATTGCGACGCAGCACCTTCAGTGACCAGGAGCTAGATGCGCACAGTCTGGAGGACGATGAGGAGGCGGTGCACCCGGCCTTCCACCTGCCCTCCAACCGCTTCAGCCCTTCCCCTCGCCACTCCCCCCGCGCCTCTCCCAGGAACTCGCCCCGCTCGCGCTCCCCGGCCCGCTCTATTGAGTACAGCCACAGCCGCGGCTCGCCTCAGCCCATCATCAGCCGGCTGCAGCAGCCTCGCCACTCGCTGCAGGGCCATGGGCCCGACATGCAGACCAATGTGGTGAAGAATGAAG AGAAGCTGCGTCGTAGTCTTCCCAACCTCACCCGCTCCTCAGCGGCGGCGGCTCAGGGCCCAGAGCCTGTCAAGAACAGCCGCAGCTGTGAGTCCAACCTGCAAGTGCCAAACGGAGGCTCTCCCAGACACCAGAACCAGTCTGCTA TCCCTCTATCCTGTTGCTTTGGAGAAGAAGGTGATTTCA TCCCCTCTCCCAGCAAGCTGCGGACTCCAGCCACCCCATCCCCGCTGGCCTTGAGGCAGCCAGTAAAGGCCACGTCCAACCCCGGCTCTggcacctccacccccacccgctCCCTGGCTCCTCCACGCAGCGGCCTGCCTCGCCCCAGTGCCCCCGCAGGAGGAGGGGGCATCCCTCTGCCCCGCAGCAAACTGGCCCAACCTGTGCGCAG GTCTCTTCCTGCTCCTCGGTCATACAGCGGCACAGGAGAGAACTGGAGAGAAGGCTGTTACTGA
- the slain2 gene encoding SLAIN motif-containing protein 2 isoform X1: MEDINSNINADLEVRKLQDLVKKLEQQNEQLRSRSTLLSSSGAVSGNHRPLSAGYDSSLSAGMAAGLAGFPGVGFGGTGGYGGILENNRCLSPRLSYDGISFRRAYEGEGASAATSVSTMNSFYPDTAGGFKDEGETSILDEVEILDLEDMDCLNEDEDSWLYEAKLNSPLQKALSPIVWCRQALDNPSPDMESAKRSLIHRLDLTMSANKRRSLYGSPYSPQVGYGSPYSTNTANSPYSSGFNSPSSTPSRVPIVRQQLMPGNAVHQRNAAAERNPPAVSPQSSVDSELSTSEMDEDSVGSSTTYKLNDVTDVQILARMQEESLRQDYAATASRRSSGSSCHSLRRSTFSDQELDAHSLEDDEEAVHPAFHLPSNRFSPSPRHSPRASPRNSPRSRSPARSIEYSHSRGSPQPIISRLQQPRHSLQGHGPDMQTNVVKNEEKLRRSLPNLTRSSAAAAQGPEPVKNSRSCESNLQVPNGGSPRHQNQSATAAQLPRYSAPSRSSPKHKQHLQSPSALRVPLSCCFGEEGDFIPSPSKLRTPATPSPLALRQPVKATSNPGSGTSTPTRSLAPPRSGLPRPSAPAGGGGIPLPRSKLAQPVRRSLPAPRSYSGTGENWREGCY; encoded by the exons ATGGAGGATATCAACTCAAATATCAACGCGGACTTGGAGGTGCGGAAGCTACAGGACTTGGTGAAGAAACTCGAACAGCAAAACGAGCAGCTTCGGAGTAGGTCTACATTGTTGTCCTCGTCTGGAGCAGTGTCAGGGAACCACAGACCCCTCAGCGCCGGATACGACTCGTCCCTGTCAGCGGGGATGGCAGCCGGTCTGGCCGGCTTCCCTGGGGTGGGGTTCGGCGGCACGGGTGGCTATGGTGGGATTCTGGAGAACAACCGTTGTTTGAGCCCCAGACTGTCATATGATGGCATCAGTTTCCGGAGGGCATATGAGGGCGAGGGGGCATCGGCTGCCACCTCTGTCTCGACTATGAACTCATTTTATCCAGATACCGCTGGGGGCTTTAAAGACGAAGGGGAAACCTCAATCCTAGACGAAGTGGAAATCTTAGACCTCGAAGACATGGATTGTCTAAACGAAGATGAAGACAGCTG GCTGTACGAGGCGAAACTGAACAGCCCCCTGCAGAAAGCCTTGAGTCCTATTGTGTGGTGCCGCCAGGCTCTGGACAACCCCAGTCCTGACATGGAGTCAGCCAAGCGCTCCCTCATCCACAGGCTGGATCTCACCATGTCAG cCAACAAGCGCAGGAGTCTGTATGGAAGCCCCTACAGTCCACAGGTGGGTTATGGAAGCCCATAtagcacaaacacagcaaacagcccTTATAGCAGTGGCTTcaactccccctcctccacccccagcAGAGTGCCCATTGTCAGACAGCAGCTAATGCCTGGGAATGCAG TTCACCAGCGTaacgcagcagcagagaggaatcCTCCAGCCGTGAGCCCTCAGTCATCAGTGGACAGTGAGCTGAGCACCTCAGAAATGGATGAGGACTCAGTCGGCTCCTCAACTACCTACAAACTCAACGACGTCACTGATGTCCAGATACTGGCACGCATGCAGGAAGAGA gttTGAGACAGGACTATGCCGCAACAGCGTCCAGGCGGAGCTCAGGTTCGTCCTGCCACTCATTGCGACGCAGCACCTTCAGTGACCAGGAGCTAGATGCGCACAGTCTGGAGGACGATGAGGAGGCGGTGCACCCGGCCTTCCACCTGCCCTCCAACCGCTTCAGCCCTTCCCCTCGCCACTCCCCCCGCGCCTCTCCCAGGAACTCGCCCCGCTCGCGCTCCCCGGCCCGCTCTATTGAGTACAGCCACAGCCGCGGCTCGCCTCAGCCCATCATCAGCCGGCTGCAGCAGCCTCGCCACTCGCTGCAGGGCCATGGGCCCGACATGCAGACCAATGTGGTGAAGAATGAAG AGAAGCTGCGTCGTAGTCTTCCCAACCTCACCCGCTCCTCAGCGGCGGCGGCTCAGGGCCCAGAGCCTGTCAAGAACAGCCGCAGCTGTGAGTCCAACCTGCAAGTGCCAAACGGAGGCTCTCCCAGACACCAGAACCAGTCTGCTA CAGCAGCCCAACTCCCAAGGTACTCGGCCCCCTCTCGCTCCTCCCCGAAACACAAACAGCACCTCCAAAGCCCATCTGCCCTCCGAG TCCCTCTATCCTGTTGCTTTGGAGAAGAAGGTGATTTCA TCCCCTCTCCCAGCAAGCTGCGGACTCCAGCCACCCCATCCCCGCTGGCCTTGAGGCAGCCAGTAAAGGCCACGTCCAACCCCGGCTCTggcacctccacccccacccgctCCCTGGCTCCTCCACGCAGCGGCCTGCCTCGCCCCAGTGCCCCCGCAGGAGGAGGGGGCATCCCTCTGCCCCGCAGCAAACTGGCCCAACCTGTGCGCAG GTCTCTTCCTGCTCCTCGGTCATACAGCGGCACAGGAGAGAACTGGAGAGAAGGCTGTTACTGA
- the slain2 gene encoding SLAIN motif-containing protein 2 isoform X4, translating to MEDINSNINADLEVRKLQDLVKKLEQQNEQLRSRSTLLSSSGAVSGNHRPLSAGYDSSLSAGMAAGLAGFPGVGFGGTGGYGGILENNRCLSPRLSYDGISFRRAYEGEGASAATSVSTMNSFYPDTAGGFKDEGETSILDEVEILDLEDMDCLNEDEDSWLYEAKLNSPLQKALSPIVWCRQALDNPSPDMESAKRSLIHRLDLTMSANKRRSLYGSPYSPQVGYGSPYSTNTANSPYSSGFNSPSSTPSRVPIVRQQLMPGNAVHQRNAAAERNPPAVSPQSSVDSELSTSEMDEDSVGSSTTYKLNDVTDVQILARMQEESLRQDYAATASRRSSGSSCHSLRRSTFSDQELDAHSLEDDEEAVHPAFHLPSNRFSPSPRHSPRASPRNSPRSRSPARSIEYSHSRGSPQPIISRLQQPRHSLQGHGPDMQTNVVKNEEKLRRSLPNLTRSSAAAAQGPEPVKNSRSCESNLQVPNGGSPRHQNQSATAQLPRYSAPSRSSPKHKQHLQSPSALRVPSPSKLRTPATPSPLALRQPVKATSNPGSGTSTPTRSLAPPRSGLPRPSAPAGGGGIPLPRSKLAQPVRRSLPAPRSYSGTGENWREGCY from the exons ATGGAGGATATCAACTCAAATATCAACGCGGACTTGGAGGTGCGGAAGCTACAGGACTTGGTGAAGAAACTCGAACAGCAAAACGAGCAGCTTCGGAGTAGGTCTACATTGTTGTCCTCGTCTGGAGCAGTGTCAGGGAACCACAGACCCCTCAGCGCCGGATACGACTCGTCCCTGTCAGCGGGGATGGCAGCCGGTCTGGCCGGCTTCCCTGGGGTGGGGTTCGGCGGCACGGGTGGCTATGGTGGGATTCTGGAGAACAACCGTTGTTTGAGCCCCAGACTGTCATATGATGGCATCAGTTTCCGGAGGGCATATGAGGGCGAGGGGGCATCGGCTGCCACCTCTGTCTCGACTATGAACTCATTTTATCCAGATACCGCTGGGGGCTTTAAAGACGAAGGGGAAACCTCAATCCTAGACGAAGTGGAAATCTTAGACCTCGAAGACATGGATTGTCTAAACGAAGATGAAGACAGCTG GCTGTACGAGGCGAAACTGAACAGCCCCCTGCAGAAAGCCTTGAGTCCTATTGTGTGGTGCCGCCAGGCTCTGGACAACCCCAGTCCTGACATGGAGTCAGCCAAGCGCTCCCTCATCCACAGGCTGGATCTCACCATGTCAG cCAACAAGCGCAGGAGTCTGTATGGAAGCCCCTACAGTCCACAGGTGGGTTATGGAAGCCCATAtagcacaaacacagcaaacagcccTTATAGCAGTGGCTTcaactccccctcctccacccccagcAGAGTGCCCATTGTCAGACAGCAGCTAATGCCTGGGAATGCAG TTCACCAGCGTaacgcagcagcagagaggaatcCTCCAGCCGTGAGCCCTCAGTCATCAGTGGACAGTGAGCTGAGCACCTCAGAAATGGATGAGGACTCAGTCGGCTCCTCAACTACCTACAAACTCAACGACGTCACTGATGTCCAGATACTGGCACGCATGCAGGAAGAGA gttTGAGACAGGACTATGCCGCAACAGCGTCCAGGCGGAGCTCAGGTTCGTCCTGCCACTCATTGCGACGCAGCACCTTCAGTGACCAGGAGCTAGATGCGCACAGTCTGGAGGACGATGAGGAGGCGGTGCACCCGGCCTTCCACCTGCCCTCCAACCGCTTCAGCCCTTCCCCTCGCCACTCCCCCCGCGCCTCTCCCAGGAACTCGCCCCGCTCGCGCTCCCCGGCCCGCTCTATTGAGTACAGCCACAGCCGCGGCTCGCCTCAGCCCATCATCAGCCGGCTGCAGCAGCCTCGCCACTCGCTGCAGGGCCATGGGCCCGACATGCAGACCAATGTGGTGAAGAATGAAG AGAAGCTGCGTCGTAGTCTTCCCAACCTCACCCGCTCCTCAGCGGCGGCGGCTCAGGGCCCAGAGCCTGTCAAGAACAGCCGCAGCTGTGAGTCCAACCTGCAAGTGCCAAACGGAGGCTCTCCCAGACACCAGAACCAGTCTGCTA CAGCCCAACTCCCAAGGTACTCGGCCCCCTCTCGCTCCTCCCCGAAACACAAACAGCACCTCCAAAGCCCATCTGCCCTCCGAG TCCCCTCTCCCAGCAAGCTGCGGACTCCAGCCACCCCATCCCCGCTGGCCTTGAGGCAGCCAGTAAAGGCCACGTCCAACCCCGGCTCTggcacctccacccccacccgctCCCTGGCTCCTCCACGCAGCGGCCTGCCTCGCCCCAGTGCCCCCGCAGGAGGAGGGGGCATCCCTCTGCCCCGCAGCAAACTGGCCCAACCTGTGCGCAG GTCTCTTCCTGCTCCTCGGTCATACAGCGGCACAGGAGAGAACTGGAGAGAAGGCTGTTACTGA
- the slain2 gene encoding SLAIN motif-containing protein 2 isoform X2, translated as MEDINSNINADLEVRKLQDLVKKLEQQNEQLRSRSTLLSSSGAVSGNHRPLSAGYDSSLSAGMAAGLAGFPGVGFGGTGGYGGILENNRCLSPRLSYDGISFRRAYEGEGASAATSVSTMNSFYPDTAGGFKDEGETSILDEVEILDLEDMDCLNEDEDSWLYEAKLNSPLQKALSPIVWCRQALDNPSPDMESAKRSLIHRLDLTMSANKRRSLYGSPYSPQVGYGSPYSTNTANSPYSSGFNSPSSTPSRVPIVRQQLMPGNAVHQRNAAAERNPPAVSPQSSVDSELSTSEMDEDSVGSSTTYKLNDVTDVQILARMQEESLRQDYAATASRRSSGSSCHSLRRSTFSDQELDAHSLEDDEEAVHPAFHLPSNRFSPSPRHSPRASPRNSPRSRSPARSIEYSHSRGSPQPIISRLQQPRHSLQGHGPDMQTNVVKNEEKLRRSLPNLTRSSAAAAQGPEPVKNSRSCESNLQVPNGGSPRHQNQSATAQLPRYSAPSRSSPKHKQHLQSPSALRVPLSCCFGEEGDFIPSPSKLRTPATPSPLALRQPVKATSNPGSGTSTPTRSLAPPRSGLPRPSAPAGGGGIPLPRSKLAQPVRRSLPAPRSYSGTGENWREGCY; from the exons ATGGAGGATATCAACTCAAATATCAACGCGGACTTGGAGGTGCGGAAGCTACAGGACTTGGTGAAGAAACTCGAACAGCAAAACGAGCAGCTTCGGAGTAGGTCTACATTGTTGTCCTCGTCTGGAGCAGTGTCAGGGAACCACAGACCCCTCAGCGCCGGATACGACTCGTCCCTGTCAGCGGGGATGGCAGCCGGTCTGGCCGGCTTCCCTGGGGTGGGGTTCGGCGGCACGGGTGGCTATGGTGGGATTCTGGAGAACAACCGTTGTTTGAGCCCCAGACTGTCATATGATGGCATCAGTTTCCGGAGGGCATATGAGGGCGAGGGGGCATCGGCTGCCACCTCTGTCTCGACTATGAACTCATTTTATCCAGATACCGCTGGGGGCTTTAAAGACGAAGGGGAAACCTCAATCCTAGACGAAGTGGAAATCTTAGACCTCGAAGACATGGATTGTCTAAACGAAGATGAAGACAGCTG GCTGTACGAGGCGAAACTGAACAGCCCCCTGCAGAAAGCCTTGAGTCCTATTGTGTGGTGCCGCCAGGCTCTGGACAACCCCAGTCCTGACATGGAGTCAGCCAAGCGCTCCCTCATCCACAGGCTGGATCTCACCATGTCAG cCAACAAGCGCAGGAGTCTGTATGGAAGCCCCTACAGTCCACAGGTGGGTTATGGAAGCCCATAtagcacaaacacagcaaacagcccTTATAGCAGTGGCTTcaactccccctcctccacccccagcAGAGTGCCCATTGTCAGACAGCAGCTAATGCCTGGGAATGCAG TTCACCAGCGTaacgcagcagcagagaggaatcCTCCAGCCGTGAGCCCTCAGTCATCAGTGGACAGTGAGCTGAGCACCTCAGAAATGGATGAGGACTCAGTCGGCTCCTCAACTACCTACAAACTCAACGACGTCACTGATGTCCAGATACTGGCACGCATGCAGGAAGAGA gttTGAGACAGGACTATGCCGCAACAGCGTCCAGGCGGAGCTCAGGTTCGTCCTGCCACTCATTGCGACGCAGCACCTTCAGTGACCAGGAGCTAGATGCGCACAGTCTGGAGGACGATGAGGAGGCGGTGCACCCGGCCTTCCACCTGCCCTCCAACCGCTTCAGCCCTTCCCCTCGCCACTCCCCCCGCGCCTCTCCCAGGAACTCGCCCCGCTCGCGCTCCCCGGCCCGCTCTATTGAGTACAGCCACAGCCGCGGCTCGCCTCAGCCCATCATCAGCCGGCTGCAGCAGCCTCGCCACTCGCTGCAGGGCCATGGGCCCGACATGCAGACCAATGTGGTGAAGAATGAAG AGAAGCTGCGTCGTAGTCTTCCCAACCTCACCCGCTCCTCAGCGGCGGCGGCTCAGGGCCCAGAGCCTGTCAAGAACAGCCGCAGCTGTGAGTCCAACCTGCAAGTGCCAAACGGAGGCTCTCCCAGACACCAGAACCAGTCTGCTA CAGCCCAACTCCCAAGGTACTCGGCCCCCTCTCGCTCCTCCCCGAAACACAAACAGCACCTCCAAAGCCCATCTGCCCTCCGAG TCCCTCTATCCTGTTGCTTTGGAGAAGAAGGTGATTTCA TCCCCTCTCCCAGCAAGCTGCGGACTCCAGCCACCCCATCCCCGCTGGCCTTGAGGCAGCCAGTAAAGGCCACGTCCAACCCCGGCTCTggcacctccacccccacccgctCCCTGGCTCCTCCACGCAGCGGCCTGCCTCGCCCCAGTGCCCCCGCAGGAGGAGGGGGCATCCCTCTGCCCCGCAGCAAACTGGCCCAACCTGTGCGCAG GTCTCTTCCTGCTCCTCGGTCATACAGCGGCACAGGAGAGAACTGGAGAGAAGGCTGTTACTGA
- the slain2 gene encoding SLAIN motif-containing protein 2 isoform X3 gives MEDINSNINADLEVRKLQDLVKKLEQQNEQLRSRSTLLSSSGAVSGNHRPLSAGYDSSLSAGMAAGLAGFPGVGFGGTGGYGGILENNRCLSPRLSYDGISFRRAYEGEGASAATSVSTMNSFYPDTAGGFKDEGETSILDEVEILDLEDMDCLNEDEDSWLYEAKLNSPLQKALSPIVWCRQALDNPSPDMESAKRSLIHRLDLTMSANKRRSLYGSPYSPQVGYGSPYSTNTANSPYSSGFNSPSSTPSRVPIVRQQLMPGNAVHQRNAAAERNPPAVSPQSSVDSELSTSEMDEDSVGSSTTYKLNDVTDVQILARMQEESLRQDYAATASRRSSGSSCHSLRRSTFSDQELDAHSLEDDEEAVHPAFHLPSNRFSPSPRHSPRASPRNSPRSRSPARSIEYSHSRGSPQPIISRLQQPRHSLQGHGPDMQTNVVKNEEKLRRSLPNLTRSSAAAAQGPEPVKNSRSCESNLQVPNGGSPRHQNQSATAAQLPRYSAPSRSSPKHKQHLQSPSALRVPSPSKLRTPATPSPLALRQPVKATSNPGSGTSTPTRSLAPPRSGLPRPSAPAGGGGIPLPRSKLAQPVRRSLPAPRSYSGTGENWREGCY, from the exons ATGGAGGATATCAACTCAAATATCAACGCGGACTTGGAGGTGCGGAAGCTACAGGACTTGGTGAAGAAACTCGAACAGCAAAACGAGCAGCTTCGGAGTAGGTCTACATTGTTGTCCTCGTCTGGAGCAGTGTCAGGGAACCACAGACCCCTCAGCGCCGGATACGACTCGTCCCTGTCAGCGGGGATGGCAGCCGGTCTGGCCGGCTTCCCTGGGGTGGGGTTCGGCGGCACGGGTGGCTATGGTGGGATTCTGGAGAACAACCGTTGTTTGAGCCCCAGACTGTCATATGATGGCATCAGTTTCCGGAGGGCATATGAGGGCGAGGGGGCATCGGCTGCCACCTCTGTCTCGACTATGAACTCATTTTATCCAGATACCGCTGGGGGCTTTAAAGACGAAGGGGAAACCTCAATCCTAGACGAAGTGGAAATCTTAGACCTCGAAGACATGGATTGTCTAAACGAAGATGAAGACAGCTG GCTGTACGAGGCGAAACTGAACAGCCCCCTGCAGAAAGCCTTGAGTCCTATTGTGTGGTGCCGCCAGGCTCTGGACAACCCCAGTCCTGACATGGAGTCAGCCAAGCGCTCCCTCATCCACAGGCTGGATCTCACCATGTCAG cCAACAAGCGCAGGAGTCTGTATGGAAGCCCCTACAGTCCACAGGTGGGTTATGGAAGCCCATAtagcacaaacacagcaaacagcccTTATAGCAGTGGCTTcaactccccctcctccacccccagcAGAGTGCCCATTGTCAGACAGCAGCTAATGCCTGGGAATGCAG TTCACCAGCGTaacgcagcagcagagaggaatcCTCCAGCCGTGAGCCCTCAGTCATCAGTGGACAGTGAGCTGAGCACCTCAGAAATGGATGAGGACTCAGTCGGCTCCTCAACTACCTACAAACTCAACGACGTCACTGATGTCCAGATACTGGCACGCATGCAGGAAGAGA gttTGAGACAGGACTATGCCGCAACAGCGTCCAGGCGGAGCTCAGGTTCGTCCTGCCACTCATTGCGACGCAGCACCTTCAGTGACCAGGAGCTAGATGCGCACAGTCTGGAGGACGATGAGGAGGCGGTGCACCCGGCCTTCCACCTGCCCTCCAACCGCTTCAGCCCTTCCCCTCGCCACTCCCCCCGCGCCTCTCCCAGGAACTCGCCCCGCTCGCGCTCCCCGGCCCGCTCTATTGAGTACAGCCACAGCCGCGGCTCGCCTCAGCCCATCATCAGCCGGCTGCAGCAGCCTCGCCACTCGCTGCAGGGCCATGGGCCCGACATGCAGACCAATGTGGTGAAGAATGAAG AGAAGCTGCGTCGTAGTCTTCCCAACCTCACCCGCTCCTCAGCGGCGGCGGCTCAGGGCCCAGAGCCTGTCAAGAACAGCCGCAGCTGTGAGTCCAACCTGCAAGTGCCAAACGGAGGCTCTCCCAGACACCAGAACCAGTCTGCTA CAGCAGCCCAACTCCCAAGGTACTCGGCCCCCTCTCGCTCCTCCCCGAAACACAAACAGCACCTCCAAAGCCCATCTGCCCTCCGAG TCCCCTCTCCCAGCAAGCTGCGGACTCCAGCCACCCCATCCCCGCTGGCCTTGAGGCAGCCAGTAAAGGCCACGTCCAACCCCGGCTCTggcacctccacccccacccgctCCCTGGCTCCTCCACGCAGCGGCCTGCCTCGCCCCAGTGCCCCCGCAGGAGGAGGGGGCATCCCTCTGCCCCGCAGCAAACTGGCCCAACCTGTGCGCAG GTCTCTTCCTGCTCCTCGGTCATACAGCGGCACAGGAGAGAACTGGAGAGAAGGCTGTTACTGA